In Xanthomonas sp. SI, the following are encoded in one genomic region:
- a CDS encoding DUF3857 domain-containing protein codes for MSRTACTLRLLLCAVLAVAGSAAAAPPPAAAASPAAATPEVANNYSYVRYRADYEVRDDASSVETDEYELLLKTKAGVDKFSQVRLSYSEKLETLEVLAAYAITPDGLRHDVPADKIYTQESYSSASAAMYADRKVKVVVFPNLMPGTRLVYRVRRTQTVPYFPGYFSLWETFSVFSQYDDATVTLVAPRRMPMHVSTRGVDGADKPKIDGAQARWEWRYQRREPMKSQNWAAATWEFSPTIMASSFRRWSQMGEAYQRSSGVAAQVTPKVRARAEQITAGIGERRAQAAALYEWVARNIRYVAVYLGNGGLEPNSADSILDNHYGDCKDHTVVLEALLAAKGIASTPVLIGAEGGPTLPEVPVLGRFNHAITYLPEFKLYVDSTNPYARFGQLPAGDLGVPVLHTVDGSVARTPANDARVNLYQAEADYRFAADGSLSGTTRLDSGQIGEIGLRTMFVQLNTQNRTRIEESILAASGFDGSGELELQGAPQDLSRPFGYAYKFRASDYVDFGVVGGMTLPQMPGADSVRGVYATTSAERNLTPFYCNDNARSETYRLTFPDSVPIIAIPADTHFRNAAGEYAATWVRDGQTVVATHTLHRRAVHGPEALCQPQDYAAFRELYQQVRRGFRSQILYGDLGRMQTGH; via the coding sequence GTGCGCCGTCCTGGCCGTGGCCGGGTCCGCTGCCGCCGCGCCGCCACCAGCCGCGGCGGCCAGCCCGGCCGCGGCCACGCCCGAAGTCGCCAACAACTACAGCTACGTGCGCTACCGCGCCGACTACGAGGTGCGCGACGACGCCAGCAGCGTGGAGACCGACGAGTACGAGCTGCTGCTGAAGACCAAGGCCGGCGTGGACAAGTTCAGCCAGGTGCGGCTGAGCTACAGCGAGAAGCTGGAGACCCTGGAGGTGCTGGCCGCCTACGCGATCACCCCGGACGGGCTGCGCCACGACGTGCCGGCCGACAAGATCTACACCCAGGAAAGCTATTCCAGCGCCTCGGCGGCGATGTACGCCGACCGCAAGGTCAAGGTGGTGGTGTTCCCCAACCTGATGCCGGGCACGCGCCTGGTGTACCGGGTGCGCCGCACCCAGACGGTGCCGTATTTCCCCGGCTACTTCAGCCTGTGGGAGACCTTCAGCGTGTTCTCCCAGTACGACGACGCCACGGTGACCCTGGTCGCGCCGCGGCGCATGCCGATGCACGTGTCCACGCGCGGCGTGGACGGTGCCGACAAGCCGAAGATCGACGGCGCGCAGGCGCGCTGGGAGTGGCGCTACCAGCGCCGCGAGCCGATGAAGAGCCAGAACTGGGCGGCGGCGACCTGGGAATTCAGCCCGACCATCATGGCCAGCAGCTTCCGCCGCTGGTCGCAGATGGGCGAGGCCTACCAGCGCAGCAGCGGCGTGGCCGCGCAGGTCACGCCGAAGGTGCGCGCGCGCGCCGAGCAGATCACCGCCGGTATCGGCGAGCGCCGCGCGCAGGCCGCCGCGCTGTACGAGTGGGTGGCGCGCAACATCCGCTACGTGGCGGTGTACCTGGGCAATGGCGGGCTGGAGCCGAACAGCGCCGACAGCATCCTCGACAACCACTACGGCGACTGCAAGGACCACACCGTGGTGCTGGAGGCGCTGCTGGCGGCAAAGGGCATCGCCAGCACGCCGGTGCTGATCGGCGCCGAAGGCGGGCCGACCCTGCCCGAGGTGCCGGTGCTCGGCCGCTTCAACCACGCCATCACCTATCTGCCCGAGTTCAAGCTGTACGTGGACTCGACCAATCCCTACGCGCGCTTCGGCCAGCTGCCGGCCGGCGATCTCGGCGTGCCGGTGCTGCACACCGTGGACGGCAGCGTGGCGCGGACTCCGGCCAACGACGCGCGGGTGAACCTGTACCAGGCCGAGGCCGACTACCGCTTCGCCGCCGACGGCAGCCTGAGCGGCACCACCAGGCTGGACAGCGGCCAGATCGGCGAGATCGGCCTGCGCACCATGTTCGTGCAGCTCAATACGCAGAACCGTACCCGCATCGAGGAATCGATCCTGGCCGCGTCCGGCTTCGACGGCAGCGGCGAACTGGAGCTGCAGGGCGCGCCGCAGGACCTGAGCCGGCCGTTCGGTTACGCCTACAAGTTCCGCGCCAGCGACTACGTCGACTTCGGCGTGGTCGGCGGCATGACCCTGCCGCAGATGCCCGGCGCCGATTCGGTGCGCGGGGTGTATGCGACCACCTCGGCCGAGCGCAACCTGACCCCGTTCTACTGCAACGACAACGCGCGCAGCGAGACCTACCGGCTGACCTTCCCGGACAGCGTGCCGATCATCGCCATTCCGGCCGACACCCATTTCCGCAACGCCGCCGGCGAATACGCCGCGACCTGGGTACGCGACGGGCAGACCGTGGTCGCCACGCACACGCTGCACCGGCGCGCGGTGCATGGCCCTGAGGCGCTGTGCCAG